The DNA segment AAAAGATGAATTCAAAAAACAAAACAGTATTTATCGCTTTTTCTTCCCAAAAAGGCGGTGTCGGAAAAAGTACTTTTACAACATTGGTTGCAAGCACCTTGCACTATAGATTGGGCTATAATGTCGCAGTATTTGATGCCGATTTTCCACAACATAGTTTGATGAAAATGAAATCCCGTGATTTGGCAATGGTAATGGAAAATGAGCATTTGAAAAGGTTGGCGTACAAACAATTTACCACCATCAACAAAAAAGCTTATCCGATTATGCAACACAAAGCCGAAAGTGTATTGGAAGCAGCTCAGGAATTTTTAAATGCTTCTTCAGCAACTGTTGATGTAGTATTCTTTGATCTCCCTGGAACGGTAAACACTCCTGGTATTTTGAAAGCACTGGCCGGAATGCATCATATTTTTACGCCCATTACTGCTGACCGTCTGGTAATGGAAAGTACACTGATTTTTACACAGCTTCTACAGGATGTGATTATGAAAAAAGGGGAAACTTCCATTGAAACCATTAATCTGTTTTGGAATCAGGTGGATGGAAGGGAAAGTACACCTTTATATGAGATTTATAACAAGCTCATTGAGCAATTGGGATTAAGTCTTATGGAAAGCCAAATCAAGAACAGCACCCGTTTTCGAAAAGAAGGTGAAGAGAATAGCAAAACCACATTTCGTTCTACTGTAATGCCTCCCGATGAACGCTTAATGAAAGCTTGCCATTTAGACCAGTTTATAAAGGAATTTTTAAAGATCATTCAATCATAGTGGTATGGAGAAAGAGAACAAAAAAAAATCTACTCCAGAAATTAATGAGGAGTTGATGATGAACCTGATGGTCGATGGAGTGAAAAAGGATGGTTTACAGCTTCCTCTAAAACAGATCGAAGAACAAGTTGAGGAAGCTATTAAGCCCACGGAGCTCCCAAGTGCAAAATCTGTGATTAAAGAAAAAAGCAGAAAAAGGACAAGCGAAATGGAGTACGAAAGTATTTTTTTCAAAAGACCCGATACCAATGCACGTGATGGAAAAACAGCCTATATCCGACCTGATTTTCACGAAAAACTATCCCGAATTGTTCAAGTGATAGGCGAAGATAAAATAACTATTTATGCTTATTTAGATAATTTGTTGAGCTACCATTTTCAAGAATTTGGAGAACAAATAACCAAGAGTTTTAATGATAAATACAAACCTATTTTATAATAGACGACATGGAAATAGTAATAGTTATATGTCTGTTGATTGTTATTGCGCTATTGGTGGAGGATAAGATTGTTATCAGGAAAAAGAAGGTGCAAATCCCAACCCAGAAAAAATCCAATCCGAATCTACCCGATATTATGGGGCAGCCCAAACCAATGAGAAGTCTTTCAGTGCCAAAAAGTGCCACTGAAAGCCCAAATAAAAAGCAGGAACAGGAAACAGATAATTTTGGTTTTGAAATCGACGATGAAGATGTTGACATACAAATTCCGCAGGAAGAACTGGATGAAGTTTTTGGAAATGCACCTGATTTGGAGGAAGAGGAAGAAGAATGGAACAGGTATGGAATATCCGGTGGGGATAACGGTTTTGCCCAAGGGGTTACCTTTGAAGAACTAAGCTCCGTGGGGATGCTGCTACAAAAAGAAAAATTGGAGCCATTTCAAAAGGAAACAGCAGTTGCTATAGTTCAGAAAATACAAGGAACCGAATTATTTAGCCTATTGGAAAGTTCCATGGAAAGTGCGTCCCGTAAAATAGCCGAGCTGTTGGACGGGAGCCTTTCTTTTGAAACGGATGCTGGTTCTTCCAGTTTGCGGAAAAATGATTTGGAGAATTTTGATATTGGGGAGTTTGTGTAGGCAAGCTCTCTATTTTTGTAATTTGAATTAAATCTTTATATTATTAATTTATTGAAAAAACTATAATTAAGTGTTACAAAAACATAATCATTATCAAATGTTTTCTTTTTTACATGTCTGAAATAGTGGCGTTTATAATTGTATTTGAAAATAAATAACTATTGTAAAATGATTTTTGTTTTTGACCTGTTTTTTTCTCCTTTCGGAAAAATGAATACAAAGCTATTATAGGTGTTATTGAAAAAATGATAGCTAGCTTTAAGTTGCTCACCATCTTTTGTCATTAGAGAAATTGTTCCGTTTTCAAGAAATTTTTTTTTGAATTTGAAATCTTGAACGAATGCCCATTTAAAACCAAATTCATTTGGAAGTGTTAACTCCCCAATCTCTTGTGAAAATTTCTTAGAATAAAAT comes from the Flavobacterium limnophilum genome and includes:
- a CDS encoding conjugal transfer protein TraD — protein: MEIVIVICLLIVIALLVEDKIVIRKKKVQIPTQKKSNPNLPDIMGQPKPMRSLSVPKSATESPNKKQEQETDNFGFEIDDEDVDIQIPQEELDEVFGNAPDLEEEEEEWNRYGISGGDNGFAQGVTFEELSSVGMLLQKEKLEPFQKETAVAIVQKIQGTELFSLLESSMESASRKIAELLDGSLSFETDAGSSSLRKNDLENFDIGEFV
- a CDS encoding ParA family protein, with the translated sequence MNSKNKTVFIAFSSQKGGVGKSTFTTLVASTLHYRLGYNVAVFDADFPQHSLMKMKSRDLAMVMENEHLKRLAYKQFTTINKKAYPIMQHKAESVLEAAQEFLNASSATVDVVFFDLPGTVNTPGILKALAGMHHIFTPITADRLVMESTLIFTQLLQDVIMKKGETSIETINLFWNQVDGRESTPLYEIYNKLIEQLGLSLMESQIKNSTRFRKEGEENSKTTFRSTVMPPDERLMKACHLDQFIKEFLKIIQS
- a CDS encoding DUF3408 domain-containing protein, which codes for MEKENKKKSTPEINEELMMNLMVDGVKKDGLQLPLKQIEEQVEEAIKPTELPSAKSVIKEKSRKRTSEMEYESIFFKRPDTNARDGKTAYIRPDFHEKLSRIVQVIGEDKITIYAYLDNLLSYHFQEFGEQITKSFNDKYKPIL